The following coding sequences lie in one Ctenopharyngodon idella isolate HZGC_01 chromosome 11, HZGC01, whole genome shotgun sequence genomic window:
- the LOC127522986 gene encoding protocadherin-20-like — MWNTKRGTCLSSKGEIWGLFILLLYTSPLSCSSNFSHLIYKIKEGLPKGTLIGAISKDLNLDLSSDPPRSFNLEQKTAGQQYVSLNNTTGELFTSAVEIDREALCAESHEGQGCAIFLDVLILPQQYFQLVKIKIIIEDVNDNRPHFPVNEITMFVPENAPVNARFAVEQSAVDPDIGIHGVQTYWLVNDYGVFTLDVEENEGGELTPFLIIIEYLDRETQAKYVTEIIAEDGGSPPLLGTATLTIIITDVNDNCPKFTESQVNVTLYGNATKGMQLARLQAYDPDEGANALITYTFSERVSQESRNLFHLDTITGVLKLAGKIDNNTGKLYKLTVLANGPTCIPEVATVTIHVIRQLSGPPAVIPRYIASEKDGVVSLSESEPPFSPIAFFTIKNTEPQQKIECLLEGTGPFRLVPYERFKNEYLLETTEVLDYEQQQDYEMVVVVRNAHGLVVNTVVKVHVLDVNDNAPVFKQSFIDVTVEENNPPNTFLAQLQATDADSESRGEVYYLLGADAPTIFDLDRSTGVLTVSTSLDREEKETYRFMVRAVDRGTPRKESIATVIITVRDRNDNSPRFINKDFTFFVPENFPGFGEIGVLTVTDADAGENGWVALSILNGSDIFVIDTGRGALRAKTSLDREQQGTYYVWIEAIDGGEPALSCITMVTVLLLDVNDNPPTVLFPQSNQSYMLVLPNTLPGTSITEVYAVDRDTGMNAVIAYSIIKRTDGEPGSFDIDPYTGNITLRKALNNRGLYSLWVKVRDHGQPELYSTVLVNLFVNETVSNETLVQSLLPRVVDIDHGEDPPVKEGREGDRVPNPCRELQVVLLALTTTCLGLFLTVVSLVTFICCKKRKPKKKRLDIEIPLKLNHEMVDKNPMEISNI; from the exons ATGTGGAACACTAAAAGAGGAACCTGCCTAAGCAGCAAAGGAGAGATATGG GGTTTGTTCATTCTCCTCCTGTACACCAGTCCTCTCTCCTGCTCTTCAAATTTCAGTCACCTCATCTATAAGATAAAAGAAGGATTACCTAAAGGGACACTCATAGGGGCTATCAGTAAGGACTTAAACTTGGATCTTTCCAGCGATCCCCCTCGCTCGTTTAATCTGGAGCAAAAAACGGCCGGCCAGCAGTATGTGAGTCTGAACAACACGACGGGGGAGCTGTTCACATCTGCCGTGGAGATCGACAGAGAGGCTCTGTGTGCCGAGTCCCACGAGGGCCAGGGCTGTGCAATCTTTCTGGATGTGTTAATCCTTCCTCAGCAgtattttcagctggttaagATTAAGATCATCATCGAGGATGTCAATGATAACCGTCCACACTTCCCCGTTAACGAAATCACGATGTTCGTGCCAGAGAACGCACCGGTCAACGCCAGGTTCGCAGTGGAGCAATCAGCAGTGGATCCCGACATCGGGATTCATGGCGTTCAGACGTACTGGCTAGTTAACGACTATGGGGTTTTCACATTAGATGTAGAAGAGAACGAAGGGGGAGAACTGACGCCCTTTCTCATCATTATCGAGTATCTTGATAGGGAGACTCAAGCGAAGTATGTGACTGAGATTATAGCCGAGGACGGAGGCTCTCCGCCACTTCTGGGCACTGCCACTCTGACGATTATCATCACGGACGTCAACGACAATTGCCCCAAGTTTACAGAGTCACAAGTTAACGTTACCCTTTATGGAAACGCCACTAAGGGCATGCAGTTGGCTCGTCTACAAGCCTACGACCCGGATGAGGGGGCCAACGCCTTGATCACGTACACCTTCAGCGAACGGGTCTCCCAAGAAAGCAGAAACCTGTTTCATTTGGATACAATCACAGGGGTTCTTAAACTAGCAGGGAAGATAGACAACAATACCGGAAAGCTCTACAAACTAACCGTACTGGCCAATGGGCCGACATGTATTCCAGAAGTTGCAACGGTTACCATTCACGTCATCAGACAGCTTTCCGGCCCTCCGGCGGTTATACCGCGTTATATCGCGTCTGAGAAGGACGGGGTTGTGAGTTTAAGTGAATCAGAGCCACCGTTTTCACCCATTGCTTTTTTTACCATCAAAAACACTGAGCCACAACAGAAGATAGAGTGTCTTCTAGAAGGTACGGGTCCGTTTAGGCTTGTACCGTACGAACGCTTCAAAAACGAGTACTTGCTTGAGACCACTGAAGTACTGGATTATGAGCAGCAACAGGATTATGAAATGGTTGTTGTGGTCCGTAATGCTCATGGATTAGTAGTTAATACCGTAGTGAAGGTCCACGTGTTGGACGTTAACGACAACGCTCCGGTTTTCAAGCAGTCCTTCATTGACGTCACCGTGGAGGAGAACAACCCACCGAACACGTTCCTCGCTCAGCTTCAGGCGACCGATGCGGACAGTGAAAGCAGAGGCGAGGTTTATTACCTACTCGGTGCCGACGCTCCCACCATTTTTGACTTGGATAGGTCAACCGGGGTGTTGACGGTGTCCACGTCTCTTGACCGCGAGGAAAAGGAGACGTACCGCTTCATGGTGCGGGCCGTAGACCGCGGGACGCCGAGAAAGGAGTCAATCGCTACTGTGATTATCACCGTGCGGGATCGCAATGACAACAGTCCTCGCTTCATCAACAAGGATTTCACCTTCTTTGTGCCAGAGAACTTTCCAGGATTCGGGGAGATCGGCGTGCTCACGGTCACGGATGCGGACGCCGGGGAGAACGGATGGGTGGCTTTGTCCATCCTCAATGGGAGTGACATCTTCGTAATTGACACCGGACGAGGAGCGTTGCGGGCCAAGACCTCTCTGGATCGGGAGCAGCAGGGGACGTACTATGTCTGGATCGAGGCTATCGACGGAGGCGAACCGGCTCTTTCTTGCATCACAATGGTGACCGTTCTCCTCCTAGATGTCAACGACAACCCTCCGACTGTTCTTTTCCCCCAGTCAAACCAGTCATACATGCTGGTGCTTCCCAACACGCTTCCGGGAACGTCTATAACGGAAGTCTACGCGGTGGACCGGGACACGGGAATGAACGCTGTTATTGCTTACAGCATCATCAAGAGGACAGACGGAGAACCGGGATCGTTTGACATCGACCCGTACACGGGGAACATCACCTTGAGGAAAGCCCTGAACAATCGAGGACTATATAGTTTGTGGGTCAAAGTCAGGGATCACGGTCAACCAGAACTCTACTCTACTGTACTGGTCAACCTGTTTGTGAATGAAACGGTCAGCAATGAGACTCTCGTTCAGAGCTTGTTGCCCAGAGTGGTAGATATTGACCACGGCGAGGATCCTCCAGTTAAGGAAGGGAGGGAGGGTGATCGAGTGCCAAATCCGTGCCGCGAGTTGCAAGTGGTATTGCTTGCGCTGACGACTACCTGCCTCGGACTGTTTCTGACCGTTGTGTCATTGGTGACATTCATTTGCTGCAAGAAAAGAAAGCCGAAAAAGAAGAGATTAGACATCGAGATTCCTTTAAAACTCAACCATGAAATGGTGGACAAGAACCCAATGGAGATTTCAAACATATGA